Within the Agromyces ramosus genome, the region CGGCACTGGCGCGACGTCGGCGCCCGGCAGGGCGGGGCATCCGTGATCTTCCTCGACCACGCCGCGACGACGCCCGTGCGCCGGGAGGCGCTCGAGGCCATGTGGCCGTTCCTCACGGGGGCGTTCGGCAACCCGTCGAGCCGGCACGGGCTCGGCGACGAGGCCGCCCGCGCACTCGCGGCAGCCCGCGCCGAGGTCGCCGCCGTGGTGGGCTGCCGTCCGGGCGACGTCGTCTTCACGAGCGGCGGCACCGAGGCCGACAACCTCGCCGTGAAGGGACTCGCTCTCGCGAACCCGCGCGGCCGGCACCTCGTGATCTCGCCGATCGAGCACGAGGCGGTGCTCGAGTCCGCCCACCACCTCTCGCGACAGCACGGATTCGAGATCTCGGAGGTCGCCGTCGACGCGGGCGGGGTGGTCGAGGCCGACGCACTCGCCAGGGTCCTCCGGCCGGACACGACCCTCGTCTCGGTGCAGCTCGCGAACAACGAGATCGGCACGGTGCAGCCGGTCGCGGATCTCGCGGCGCTCGCGCACGCACACGGCGCGCTCATGCACAGCGACGCCGTGCAGGCCGCCGGATGGCTCTCGCTCTCGATCGACGAGCTCGGCGTCGACGCGCTCTCGCTCGCAGGGCACAAGGTCGGCGCGCCGAAGGGCACCGGGGCGCTCATCGTGCGCGGACGGCTGCAGCTCGAGCCGGTGCTGCACGGAGGCGGTCAGGAGCGCGGGCGACGCTCGGGCACCGAGAACGTCGCAGGAGCCGTCGCGTTCGCTACGGCGCTCCGGCTCGCCGAGGCGGAGCGGGCGGATGTCGCGCCGCGCGTCGCCGCGCTCGGCGCCGACCTCGCGGCGCGCGTCGTCGACACCGTGCCCGGCGCGCGCCTCACCGGCGACCCCGCACGACGCCTTCCCGGCACGGTCTCGTTCGTGTTCCCCGGCACGAGCGGAGAAGCGGTGCTGCTCGAGCTCGAGCGCGACGGCGTCGTCTGCTCGAGCGGGTCCGCGTGCGCGGCCGGGAGCGACGAGCCGTCGCACGTGCTCACGGCGATCGGCCTGCCGGCCGAGCTCGCGCAGACCGCGGTGCGGTTCACCCTCGGCGGCGAGACGACGGCCGACGAGATCGCGGATGCCGCGGCATCCGTCGCCAGGGCGGTGTCGGCGGTGCGCGATATCGTGGAATCATGAGCGATTCGACACCAACCCCAGCAGACGACGAGCTCGACCGCCGGGTCGAAGAAGAGCTCGCCCCTGAAGAAGAGCTGCTCCGCGAGTGGCTCCCCGAGGCTGAGCCGACCGACGGGCCTGCTCCGGCCCCGTAGAGCACGCCGCGACCCGATCCGCGCCGACGCCACCCCCTGCCGGCGACTGCGCCTTCGAAGCAATTTTCCATGCATTGCGATCCATCTCCGGATCGGGGAATAGTTCGTCTCCCGCCGCCTGTTGACCAAGCTATTCGACGCAAATCCCGGCGCAGCTGTGCGCCGAAATCGATTGGAAGCAATTTCCGTGACCGAACGCGCCGTTCCCGATCTCAACGACTCCGTCGCAGCGCCGGCCTCCGGGCCGCCCCCCGGCGACACCACCATGCACGAGCACTCCGACATCGAGGCGCTGCACGGCGCCCGCAACAACCGGGTGATCTGGCTCCTCCTCGCCTCGTCCTTCGTCGTCATCCTCAACGAGACGATCATGGGCGTGGCGATCCCCCATCTCGTCGTCGACCTCGACATCTCCGTCTCCGCGGCGCAGTGGCTCACCACCGCGTTCATGCTCACCATGGCCGTCGTGATCCCGATCACCGGCTTCCTGCTCCAGCGCTTCGCCACGCGGCCCATCTTCATCGCCGCGATGAGCCTCTTCTCGACCGGCACGCTCATCGCGGCGCTCGCCCCGGGCTTCGAGATGCTCCTGCTCGCCCGCGTGGTGCAGGCGAGCGGCACGGCGATCATGATGCCGTTGCTCATGACGACGCTCATGACCCTCGTCGCGCCGAGCGACCGTGGGCGGCTCATGGGCCGGGTCTCGATCGTCATGTCGGTCGCACCCGCGATCGGCCCGACGATCTCGGGCCTCATCCTGAACTACCTCAGCTGGCGGTTCATGTTCTGGCTCGTGCTGCCGATCGCGCTCACGATGCTCATCATCGGCATCCGCCGCGTCGAGAACGTGAGCGAGCCGCGCGTCATCCCCATCGACGTATTCTCGGTCGTGCTCTCGGCCTTCGGCTTCGGCGGCATCGTCTACGGCCTCAGCCTCATCGGCGGCGAAGCCGGCGGCGGTGGCGCGGGCGCGGCGCCGATGTTCATCGCGTTCGCCGTCGGCGCCATCGGCGTGGGCGCGTTCATCTGGCGACAGCTCGCGCTGCAGTCCTCCGACCGCGCACTCCTCGACCTGCGCACGTTCCGGTCGGGCAACTTCGCGATCTCGGTCGGCCTCATGACGATCATGATGGCCGCGCTCTTCGGCACGATCATCCTGCTGCCGATCTACTTGCAGAACGTGCTGCACCTCGAGCCGATCGCCACGGGGCTCCTGCTGCTGCCCGGCGGTCTCACGATGGGCCTGCTCGGGCCGACGGTCGGCCGCCTGTTCGACCGCTTCGGGCCGACCCCGCTGCTCATCCCCGGTGCCATCGTCGTCAGCGGTGTGCTCTGGTCGCTCACGATGGTGACCGAGCAGACGTCGCCGTGGCTGCTGCTGATCGCGCACGTCGTGCTCTCCGCCGGCCTGGCCCTTCATGTTCACGCCGCTGTTCACCTCAGCGCTCGGCTCCGTCGAGCCGCGCTTCTACTCGCACGGCTCGGCGATCGTCGGCACTGTGCAGCAGGTCGCGGGTGCCGCGGGCACGGCGCTGTTCGTGACGATCATGGCCGCCCAGTCGCTGAGTGTCGCGACCACCACCGGCGCCTCCGCCGAGGTCGCGACAGCGGCCGGCATCAGGGCGGCGTTCCTCGTCGGCGCGATCCTCTCGATCGGCGCGATCGTCGGCGCGTTCTTCGTGCGCAAGCCCGCCGACATGATGGAGGGCCCGCGCTCCGACGCCGCGCTCGAGGCCGCAGCGTCCGAGGTCTGAACCACGCTCGAACACGAAGGGCCCGGCATCGTGCCGGGCCCTTCGTGTGTCTCGGTCGGCCCTGCGGCCGCGTTCGCTCAGCCGCAGTTCGGACGGCAGCTGCGCTGTGAGAGCGCATCGACGAGCACGGTGCTGAGGTCTTCGGGCCTCGACGCGGAGTAGGCCGCACCCTTCGTCGCCTGGGCGATGCGCTGCATCGCCGCGAGGTCGGTGTCGGGCCCGAAGCCGATCATGATGACCGGCACCGGCTTCGTCGGGTCGTCGATCTTGGCGAGCTCGGCGAGCAGCGTGTCGAGGTCGATGCCGTTCTCGTCCTCGTTCTTGCCGTCGGTGATGAGCAGCACCGAGTTGACCTTCTCGGGGTCGTACGTCTCGCGCACCCGCTGCACGGCGGCGAGCGTCGTGTCGTACAGGCCGGTCGCACCGCCGAGGCGGGCGGGCAGCGATTGGATGATGCCTGCGATGCCCTGCATGTGAGCTGCATCGCCGAGCGGCGCGATGGGCGCGAGGTCCTCGTAGTCGAGATCGCCGTTGCGCGCGGTGGAGAACACCCAGACGCCGAGCTCGACCTCGCCCGAGAACTTCTGCATGGCGCCGATCGCGGCCTGCTGGAAGATGTCGATGCGGCGGAGGCCGTTCTCGGCCGGCTCCTCCATGGAGCCCGACACGTCGATGACCGCGAGCATGCGCGAACGCAGGGTCAACACGCCCCAGGCGCGGAGGATCTCGAGCTGGGTGGGACCGTCGAGCGCAGCGGTGGCAGCGGGCGGCGCGGCGCCGACGCCGTCGAGATCGAGCTCGCCGGTGCCGTCGGGAGCCCGGAAGCCCACGCTCGCGAGCGTGGTCGTGGCGTCGCGGACGGCGGCCTCGAACGCGTCGAGCAGCTCGGCCTTCGTCGCGGTGGCCGCTTCGCGGCGGTCGGCCGAGCCCTGGTCGGGCGTGGCATCCGGCCGCAATTGCACCCAGGGATAGTCGAGCAGCACCGTGCCGTCGGCCGGATACGCGGCAACCAGGGGCTCCGCGGGGTCGTCGAGGTTGTAGGCGGCGACCTGCGCCTCGGTCGTCACGACGACCGCCGGCTGCTCGGTCGCGCTGAGCGCGCCGAACGCCGCACCGGTCGATGCGGGGATGGTCTTGCCGAGCTCGATCATGGCCCCCGCGAATTGGCGCGGATCGTCGGGCGAGGAATGCCCGCGCAGTGCCAGCAGTCCGGCGAGGCTGGCAGCGGATGCCTCGGGGTCGGGGAGGATCGTCGGCAACGTGCCGCCGAGCACGCGGCCCCAACTGACCGGTTCGGTAGCCAGCTCGGTGGCCTTCGTCGCGGCAGCGGCGAACACGACGGGCGTGGACGCGATCGACAGCCGGACGTCGACCTCGGGAGCCGGCTGGCCGAGCGAAGCCGCGGTGGCGTTCATTCGGTCGAGCCAGACGCTGGACTCCGGCACCCAGGCATCGGCCTCGGACGCGCCCGACGCGAGGACCGCGGCCGTGTCGGCGGAATCCTGCGCCGTGACCTTCGTATCGACGCAGTTCTCGGAGTCCGCGTCGTAGGCCTTCGCGATGTCGGCGAGTGCGGGCGCAATGGACGTGTCGGCGACGATGTCGAGCCGCTCCGGGTCGGTGCAACCGGCCTCCGCCGCAGCGAAGAGCGGGTTCAGGTAGCCGCCCACCCAGAGGAAGACGCCGGAACCGACGAGGCCGATGACGGCGACGGCGGCGACGATGGACAGGATGAACCTACGGCCCGGCATCTTCACCGGCGCCGCGATACTGTGACGACCCACGGGTACTCCAAGCCGACGTGGCCGTGGCCCGCCGAATCCTTGAACGGGTTCCCCCGTTCAGGGGGAGGGATTTGAATCAGTGTAGGCGACGCGGCCCGATACGCGAATTTCACTCGTTACTTGCCCGGTCCGGCGCGGCTCGCACGCCGGAGCACACGAGGAAGGGGGCCGGGTGCCCCCTGGCACCCAGCCCCTGTATTTCCCCCGTCCTGCGCGGACGCTCCCTCAACCGTCACGCAGGCGCTGCTTCGCTTCGTTGCGACGTTCCACGGATTCGAACCCGGCCTCGGCTCGCCCGTCCTCGGGCCTCGGCTTGGAGCTCCTCCATCTGCTTCGACGTTAGATGCCGCTCAAGAGACGCGACAAGGGGTTGACGAACGAGACACCGCCCGGTAGTCCGGGGAAAGACAGGTGACACGCATGGAACAGTTCCGCAACCGCATCGAGGCCGGACGACGTCTCGCCGTTGCGCTCGAGGGTCATGACCTGCCGCACCCGGTGGTGCTCGGACTCCCCCGCGGCGGTGTGCCCGTGGCCGACCAGGTCGCACGCGCGCTCGACGCCCCGCTCGACGTGCTGGTCGTTCGCAAGCTGGGTCTGCCGGGCCAGCCCGAGGTCGCGATGGGCGCGATCGGCGAACAGGGCGCGCGGGTGGTGAACGAGGACATCGCCGGCCACGCAGCCCCCGCGGATCTCGCTCGCGTCGAGCAGCGCGAGCGAGATGAGCTCACGACCCGGGTTCGCCGGTTCCGAGGTGACCTCCCGCCCCTGGATCTCGCGGGGTGCACTGCGGTGATCGTCGACGACGGCATCGCCACCGGGGCCACCGCACGCGTCGCCTGCCTCGTCGCGCGAGCGCGTGGGGCGACCCGGGTCGTCGTGGCGACCCCGGTGGCCGCGCCAGACAGTCTCGCGTCGATCGCGGCCATGCCCGAGGTCGACGAGGTCGTCTGCCTCTCGACGCCTCGTGGCTTCATGGCCGTCGGAATGCACTACCTCGACTTCGGGCAGACGACGGATGCCGAGGTGCTGGCCCTGCTCGCGGCGTCGCGGGCAGGCGACGGGTGAGCGGTGTGCCGGCCGCGCTCAGGCGCGGCCGATGGCGACCGTTCCGCCGATCTCGTCATCGTGGATGATCCGGGCCTCGAGCCCACCGGCCGCCATGAGCGCGACGGTCGCCGGAGCCTGACGCTCGCTCGTCTCGATCAGGAGCCAGCCCCCAGGTGCGAGCCAATCGCGAGCGGATGCCGCGACGCGCCGGTGCACGTCGAGGCCGTCGATTCCACCGTCGAGGGCAATCGACGCCTCGTGGTCTCGCGCCTCCGGGGGCATCATCGCGATGTCGCCGGTGGGAACGTAGGGCGCGTTGACCGCCAGCACGTCGACGCGACCGCGGAGGTCGCCGGGGAGCGCGTCGAACAGGTCACCCTCCGCCACCCGCGCGCTCAGCGGCCCGAGGTTGCGGCGTGCCGCGCGAACGGCGGCGGGATCGAGGTCGGCGGCGACGAGCTCGATCGGGCCCGCGGCATCCGCGATCGCCGCACCGATCGCACCGGCGCCGCAGCACAGGTCGACGACGACGGGCCGGTGCCCGTCCACGCCCGCCGATCGAGCGAGCCGGGCGGCCTCGGCCGCGAGCAGCTCGGTGCGGCGGCGGGGAACGAAGACGCCCGGTTCGAGCAGGATGCGGCGGCCGGCGAACTCGGCCCAGCCGAGCAGCTGCTCGAGAGGCTCGCCCGCCACGCGGCGCACGACGAGTCGCTCGAGCTCGGCTGCGGCATCCGGCCGGCCGTCGACCGCCGCGAGCAGCAGCGCCGCCTCGTCTTCGGCGAACACGCACCCGGCCGCGCGCAGGCGGCTGACGAGGGCAGAGTCGATCGTGGCGGGCATTCTGGCATCGTATCCGCGTCGCCTCCGGGGCTGGCGGCGTGACGGATGCCAGGCGCGCAGTAGCTCGACCCCGCGCTGCGCGACGTCCTCGGCCGCTGATTCCGCGCGCACGTGCATTCCAGCGCGGATTCGCCTAGAGTGCAGGGCATGACCGCGTCGATCCGCACCTGGTGGCCCGCCTCCTAGGCGGACTCCACGTTTCGACGTACGACCGCCCGAGGGCGGTCGTTTCGTGTTTCTGCGGGATGCTCCGGCCGAAGGCCCGACCGGAGGCTCACATGACCCGCCTGCTGCATTCGCTCCTCGCCGCGACCGACGCGCCGCCGTTCGCGGTGCTCCATCGCGAGCACGACCCCACCGTCGACGTGCTCGTGGGCGAGGTCGTCGACGTCGAACGACTCGCCGACATCCCGCTCGACGGCGCAGAGGTGCTCGCCATCGTGCCGTTCCGCCAGGTGCGCGAACGCGGGTTCGCCGCGCACGACGACGGTGCTCCGCTTCGCTGCCTCGTGGTGCGCGAGCGCGAGTCGGTTCCGGTCGCCGAGGCGATCGAGCTGCTGCCGCGGCATCCGGTCGCCGTGGATCTCGATGTCGACGTGAGCGACGACGACTACGCGGCGATCGTGCGCCGCGTCATCGACGAGGAGATCGGCCGGGGCGAGGGTGCGAACTTCGTCATCCGGCGCGAGTTCACGGGATCGACGGATGCCCCGCCCGCGGCGACCGTGCTGGGGTGGCTGCGTGCGCTCCTCGAGCACGAGGTGGGCGCGTACTGGACTTTCGCGGTGCACACGCCCGGACTCGCGGCGGCGGGAGCGACGCCCGAGCGGCACGTCTCGTCGATCGGCGGCGTCGTGTCGATGAACCCGATCAGCGGCACCTTCCGGCACGGCCCCGGCGGGCACGACGACGACGCGTTCCGCGCCTTCCTCGACGATGTGAAGGAGCGTGAGGAGCTCGTGATGGTCGTCGACGAGGAGCTCAAGATGATGAGCGCCGTCTGCCCCGACGGCGGCGTCATCCGCGGTCCGTTCCTGAAGCGGATGTCTCAGCTCACGCACACCGAGTACGTGCTGGAGGGCCACTCGACCCTCGACCCGCGTGAGGTGCTTCGCCGCACGATGTTCGCTCCGACGGTGACCGGCTCGCCGATGGGCAACGCCTGCAGCGTGATCGCGCGGCACGAGACGACGCCGCGAGGATACTACGCGGGCGTGCTCGCGCGATTCACCCCGACGGCCGCCGGATACGACCTCGACGCCCCGATCCTCATCCGCACGGCCTACCTCGACGGCGATGGCGGTGTGCGCGTGCCGGTCGGGGCGACGCTCGTGCGGCACTCCGATCCGGCGAGCGAGGTCGCCGAGACCCGCGCCAAGGCGGCGGGCGTGCTGACGGCGCTCGGCGCGATCCCGCGGGCGGGATCGCGCGCAACGGTGCCTGACGTGGGGCGGTTCGACGGCGTGCTCGATGCGCGCAACGAGCACCTCGCGGCGTTCTGGCGCATCCCGCAGGCAGCTCGCGCGTCGCGAAGCGCGCGCGCCCTCGTGATCGACGCGGGTGACGACTTCACGACGATGCTCGCGCACCAGCTGCGCTCGCTCGGGGTCGACGCGCACGTGGTGCCGTGGCACGAGGCGTCGGCCGAGGCATCCGAGGACCTCATCGTCTTCGGCCCCGGCCCGGGCGACCCGCGCAACGACGAGGACCCGCGCATCAGGCGCCTTCGCGAGCTCATTGCGGCGCGTCTCGAGTCGGGCCGCCCGATGCTCGCCGTGTGCCTGAGTCACCAGGTCCTCGCCGACCTGGCCGGCCTGCCGCTCGCGCCGTTGGCGACACCCAGGCAGGGCGTGCAGCTGACGATCGACCTGTTCGGCACCGATGCGGCGATCGGCTTCTACAACACCTTCACGGCGCTGGGCCGGAACGCAGCCACCACGCCACGGCTCGGGCTCGAGGTGGCATCGGATGCCGCGACGGGTGTGGTGCATGCGCTGCGCGGACTCTCGGTCGCCTCCGTGCAGGGCCACCTCGAGTCGGTGACCTCGCCCGACGGATTCGCCGCGCTCGAGCGCCTGCTCGACGGCCTGCTCGGAAACGTGCGGATAATCCCGCACTCCGCCGCGTTTGGCAAGGCATTGCGGCCATCCGGCTCGTCAGGCTTGGCTTGACGCGAACCGACCCAGAGGAGGCGGATCATCGTGGAAACCAGCACCATCGTGTGGATCATCGTCGGCATCGTCGTCGTCATCGCGATCATCGCGGTCGTCATGTTCATGAACAGCCGGAAGCGTCGCGAGGCTCACGTCGAGGCCGAGCGCAAGAAGGCGGCCGAGCTGCGAGAAGACGCCCAGCGAACGGATGTCGCGCGCAGCGAACGTGAGGCCGATGCGGCACGCGCCGCGGCGGCCGCGAAGCAGGCCGAAGCCGACGCCCTCAAGGCGCGGCTGGAGTCGGAGCGGCTCGCCCGCGAGAGTGCGGCGCACCAGTCGGATGCGCAGCAGTTGCGCACGGACGTCGATGAGCGCCTGCAGAAGGCCGACTCCGTCGACCCCGACGTCGACACCGATCGAGACGGTCGAAGCGACACGGCTCAGCGTGACGAACGCGACCACGCCGGCGGCCAGCACGTCGCGGACACGACGCAACGTCGCGACACCGACACGGGTCGCCGCATCTGAGCGGACCGGCCGGATCGGTCAATCGGGCGGCGGGACATCGTCCCGCCGCCCGTCGCGTCAGCGGTCGCTGGGATCGAGGCGCGGTGCTGCCTGACGCTCGATGAGCACCCGCACCTCGGCGACGAGCTCGTCGGCCGGGCCGTCGACCGTGAGGCCCGGCGCCACCATCGTGATCGGCAGCGGCGCGACCGCTGACGGCGCGGCTCCCCTGGCGGCGCGCCACTCGGTGATCTGCGCGGCCGAGGCGACGTAGACGATGCGCCCGAGCCCGACCCACGCGTGCGCCGCGGCGCACATCGCGCAGTGCTCACCTGACGTGTAGACGGTCGAGGCGGCGCGCTCGTGGGCCGTCAAGTGCGTGACCGCCCACCGGACGATCTCGAGCTCGGGATGCCTCGTCTCGTCGCCCGTGCTCACCTC harbors:
- a CDS encoding cysteine desulfurase family protein produces the protein MIFLDHAATTPVRREALEAMWPFLTGAFGNPSSRHGLGDEAARALAAARAEVAAVVGCRPGDVVFTSGGTEADNLAVKGLALANPRGRHLVISPIEHEAVLESAHHLSRQHGFEISEVAVDAGGVVEADALARVLRPDTTLVSVQLANNEIGTVQPVADLAALAHAHGALMHSDAVQAAGWLSLSIDELGVDALSLAGHKVGAPKGTGALIVRGRLQLEPVLHGGGQERGRRSGTENVAGAVAFATALRLAEAERADVAPRVAALGADLAARVVDTVPGARLTGDPARRLPGTVSFVFPGTSGEAVLLELERDGVVCSSGSACAAGSDEPSHVLTAIGLPAELAQTAVRFTLGGETTADEIADAAASVARAVSAVRDIVES
- a CDS encoding VWA domain-containing protein; this encodes MGRHSIAAPVKMPGRRFILSIVAAVAVIGLVGSGVFLWVGGYLNPLFAAAEAGCTDPERLDIVADTSIAPALADIAKAYDADSENCVDTKVTAQDSADTAAVLASGASEADAWVPESSVWLDRMNATAASLGQPAPEVDVRLSIASTPVVFAAAATKATELATEPVSWGRVLGGTLPTILPDPEASAASLAGLLALRGHSSPDDPRQFAGAMIELGKTIPASTGAAFGALSATEQPAVVVTTEAQVAAYNLDDPAEPLVAAYPADGTVLLDYPWVQLRPDATPDQGSADRREAATATKAELLDAFEAAVRDATTTLASVGFRAPDGTGELDLDGVGAAPPAATAALDGPTQLEILRAWGVLTLRSRMLAVIDVSGSMEEPAENGLRRIDIFQQAAIGAMQKFSGEVELGVWVFSTARNGDLDYEDLAPIAPLGDAAHMQGIAGIIQSLPARLGGATGLYDTTLAAVQRVRETYDPEKVNSVLLITDGKNEDENGIDLDTLLAELAKIDDPTKPVPVIMIGFGPDTDLAAMQRIAQATKGAAYSASRPEDLSTVLVDALSQRSCRPNCG
- a CDS encoding phosphoribosyltransferase — translated: MEQFRNRIEAGRRLAVALEGHDLPHPVVLGLPRGGVPVADQVARALDAPLDVLVVRKLGLPGQPEVAMGAIGEQGARVVNEDIAGHAAPADLARVEQRERDELTTRVRRFRGDLPPLDLAGCTAVIVDDGIATGATARVACLVARARGATRVVVATPVAAPDSLASIAAMPEVDEVVCLSTPRGFMAVGMHYLDFGQTTDAEVLALLAASRAGDG
- a CDS encoding putative protein N(5)-glutamine methyltransferase, whose translation is MPATIDSALVSRLRAAGCVFAEDEAALLLAAVDGRPDAAAELERLVVRRVAGEPLEQLLGWAEFAGRRILLEPGVFVPRRRTELLAAEAARLARSAGVDGHRPVVVDLCCGAGAIGAAIADAAGPIELVAADLDPAAVRAARRNLGPLSARVAEGDLFDALPGDLRGRVDVLAVNAPYVPTGDIAMMPPEARDHEASIALDGGIDGLDVHRRVAASARDWLAPGGWLLIETSERQAPATVALMAAGGLEARIIHDDEIGGTVAIGRA
- a CDS encoding anthranilate synthase family protein — translated: MTRLLHSLLAATDAPPFAVLHREHDPTVDVLVGEVVDVERLADIPLDGAEVLAIVPFRQVRERGFAAHDDGAPLRCLVVRERESVPVAEAIELLPRHPVAVDLDVDVSDDDYAAIVRRVIDEEIGRGEGANFVIRREFTGSTDAPPAATVLGWLRALLEHEVGAYWTFAVHTPGLAAAGATPERHVSSIGGVVSMNPISGTFRHGPGGHDDDAFRAFLDDVKEREELVMVVDEELKMMSAVCPDGGVIRGPFLKRMSQLTHTEYVLEGHSTLDPREVLRRTMFAPTVTGSPMGNACSVIARHETTPRGYYAGVLARFTPTAAGYDLDAPILIRTAYLDGDGGVRVPVGATLVRHSDPASEVAETRAKAAGVLTALGAIPRAGSRATVPDVGRFDGVLDARNEHLAAFWRIPQAARASRSARALVIDAGDDFTTMLAHQLRSLGVDAHVVPWHEASAEASEDLIVFGPGPGDPRNDEDPRIRRLRELIAARLESGRPMLAVCLSHQVLADLAGLPLAPLATPRQGVQLTIDLFGTDAAIGFYNTFTALGRNAATTPRLGLEVASDAATGVVHALRGLSVASVQGHLESVTSPDGFAALERLLDGLLGNVRIIPHSAAFGKALRPSGSSGLA
- a CDS encoding deaminase, translating into MGISETDLIHLRRAVELAREAADGGDGPFGSVLVDADGVQRFADRNREVSTGDETRHPELEIVRWAVTHLTAHERAASTVYTSGEHCAMCAAAHAWVGLGRIVYVASAAQITEWRAARGAAPSAVAPLPITMVAPGLTVDGPADELVAEVRVLIERQAAPRLDPSDR